GATCAAGTTCAATGACTTTTTCAATTCCATCTCCACCTAAAATGGTCGGTACGCCTAGATATAATCCGTCAAATCCATACTCACCTTCTAAGAAAGCAATAGAAGGTAGGATTCTCTTCTTATCTTTTAGGATGGCCTCAACCATTTGCACAATAGATGCTGCTGGTGCGTAGTAGGCACTTCCATTGCCAAGGAGGTTGACGATTTCTCCGCCACCTTTTCTCGTACGCTCAACGATCGCATCAAGTCGGTCCTTAGAGATGAGCTTTTCGAGAGGTATACCACCCGCATAGGAATAACGGACAAGGGGTACCATATCATCACCATGACCACCTAGAACAAATCCAGTCACATCTTCAACGGACACATTTAGTTCTTGAGCGACAAACGTGCGGAAGCGAGCAGTATCTAACACACCGGATTGACCGATGACACGGTGCTTCGGAAATCCAGACGTTTTGTACACGGTATAGGTCATGGCATCGACTGGGTTCGTAAGGACAACAATTAAACAGTCTGGAGAGTATTTGACGATTTGTTCAGTCACAGACTTCATAATGGATGCGTTCGTATTAACCAAGTCATCACGACTCATCCCAGGTTTACGCGCAATCCCAGCTGTAATGACAACGATGTCTGAACCGGCCGTATCTTCATAATTGCTGGTACCCACAATATTGGCATCATACCCTTGGACAGGTCCCGCTTCGGCCATATCCAATGCTT
This is a stretch of genomic DNA from Caldalkalibacillus salinus. It encodes these proteins:
- the mdh gene encoding malate dehydrogenase, whose amino-acid sequence is MAIQRRKVSVIGSGFTGATTALMLAQKELGDVVLVDIPQMENPTKGKALDMAEAGPVQGYDANIVGTSNYEDTAGSDIVVITAGIARKPGMSRDDLVNTNASIMKSVTEQIVKYSPDCLIVVLTNPVDAMTYTVYKTSGFPKHRVIGQSGVLDTARFRTFVAQELNVSVEDVTGFVLGGHGDDMVPLVRYSYAGGIPLEKLISKDRLDAIVERTRKGGGEIVNLLGNGSAYYAPAASIVQMVEAILKDKKRILPSIAFLEGEYGFDGLYLGVPTILGGDGIEKVIELDLTEEEKQALGKSADSVRNVMEVLKKGEN